A genomic window from Sceloporus undulatus isolate JIND9_A2432 ecotype Alabama chromosome 9, SceUnd_v1.1, whole genome shotgun sequence includes:
- the TMEM79 gene encoding transmembrane protein 79, with amino-acid sequence MAAAAPAEEVAMGVLGQDAKKSTRLETQEESFEDYETTLLWGQSPCGSIRETTAHKTPGSDARPSPEGRREEAILGPAVDDGSLDRSSRTPSSISTKEEEEEESNAMPKVASHVFVPIDPHCIERKPMGYDAKKQRRWEYEETTARGEDTGDVEKQDFIPRGHSAHFDDLPSDDGEGAKACADRLPCLRNGTCSSANLKAVASMLGATIIFPCLVYGAYVFLPFDAPSMPTMASRLVYTLRCGVFATFPIIIGMVVYGVSRLCFSAWQPFGELHREVEIHRRYVSQSVHLFILYFFNIAVLSTYLPQEGLKLIPLLTALFAISRLLYWLAYAMGRSFRGFGFGLTFLPLVAMLLFNLYSMFLVDSESLFATEDGAGEDKAFKPRYWG; translated from the exons atggccgccgccGCGCCTGCGGAGGAAGTGGCGATGGGCGTTTTGGGACAAGATGCAAAGAAGTCGACCCGACTTGAGACCCAAGAGGAGAGTTTTGAGGACTATGAGACCACCTTACTATGGGGTCAATCGCCCTGTGGTTCGATTCGTGAGACGACGGCGCACAAGACGCCAGGGTCCGACGCAAGGCCCAGCCCTGAAGGGAGACGAGAAGAAGCCATTTTGGGGCCTGCTGTGGACGATGGGTCCTTGGATAGGTCCTCCAGAACTCCTTCCTCCATCAgcaccaaggaggaggaagaagaggagagcaaCGCAATGCCCAAAGTGGCGTCTCACGTCTTCGTGCCCATCGACCCCCATTGCATCGAACGTAAGCCGATGGGATACGATGCCAAGAAGCAGCGGCGATGGGAATACGAGGAGACGACAGCACGCGGCGAGGACACCGGTGACGTTGAAAAGCAGGACTTCATCCCTCGCGGGCACTCGGCCCACTTCGATGACTTGCCCAGCGATGACGGAGAGGGCGCCAAGGCGTGCGCAGACAGGCTCCCATGTCTCCGCAATGGCACCTGCAGCTCCGCCAACCTCAAAGCCGTGGCCTCCATGCTGGGCGCCACCATCATCTTCCCTTGCCTGGTCTACGGCGCTTACGTCTTCCTGCCCTTCGACGCCCCGTCGATGCCCACCATGGCCTCCCGCCTGGTCTACACCCTTCGCTGCGGGGTTTTTGCCACGTTCCCCATAATTATAG gtATGGTTGTGTATGGCGTCTCCCGCCTCTGCTTCTCCGCCTGGCAGCCCTTTGGGGAGCTCCACAGGGAAGTGGAGATCCATCGCCGCTACGTCTCCCAGTCGGTCCACCTCTTCATCCTCTACTTCTTCAACATCGCCGTCCTCTCGACTTACCTGCCCCAGGAAGGCCTCAAGCTCATCCCTCTCCTGACCGCCCTTTTTGCCATTTCACG GCTCCTCTATTGGCTGGCCTATGCCATGGGACGCTCCTTCCGCGGATTCGGATTCGGCTTGACGTTCCTGCCGCTGGTCGCCATGCTCCTCTTCAACCTTTACAGCATGTTCCTGGTGGATTCGGAGAGCCTCTTCGCCACGGAGGACGGCGCTGGGGAGGACAAGGCTTTCAAGCCCAGATATTGGGGTTGA
- the LOC121916016 gene encoding glycosylated lysosomal membrane protein: protein MQEKAKAGGFWVLLFWALIGGCWAKEPPEEAYRRKVSLEYNPGRNSSDVNLLHIRAIGQNDTIHYIWSTIGAPTVVLAYTGSDNSTLHVNWTKLLSPSPAGAIRIDPPESLLYSTAVVFAKVFEYNGTNTSDLSKALAADFYPTYDLGNFTWDSLDGKVNKTGRTATFRGVSADHGGAFWNGSISFQVTAFEASNRDAPLPRLLHTANSTKVEFVMRGVAPRGNCSRFALEIVTVEDRRGHKQLQSLRSIDDEYTPTIFEMAQLVSLPRNNSVGSSFLQWKTAAYASQDAQRSDTVHCQYYPLQTVNCTAPGLSIIHAFFGEALERHYGVAAINISFGSEDSEAYAEKGYLSWSALIGYGEPPKDSFSTMVIAILAVALGTPLVLLVAGGITVCVAQKRQYSEYEPIN from the exons atgcaggagaaggcaaaggcagggggattctgggtgctgctgTTCTGGGCCCTGATTGGGGGATGCTGGGCCAAGGAGCCTCCGGAGGAGGCTTATCGGAGGAAG gtGTCTCTGGAATACAATCCCGGCCGGAATAGCTCCGATGTGAACCTCCTCCACATCCGTGCCATCGGCCAGAACGACACCATCCACTACATCTGGAGCACCATTGGGGCGCCCACGGTTGTGTTGGCCTACACAGGGAGTGACAACAGCACCCTCCACGTCAACTGGACCAAGCTCCTTTCACCGTCGCCCGCTGGCGCCATCCGGATCGATCCACCGGAGAGCCTCTTATATTCCACAGCTGTTGTGTTTGCCAAG GTGTTTGAGTACAACGGCACCAACACGTCGGATCTCTCCAAAGCGCTGGCGGCGGACTTCTATCCCACCTACGATTTGGGCAACTTCACCTGGGACAGCCTCGACGGAAAGGTGAACAAGACTGGGAGGACGGCAACGTTTCGGGGGGTCAGTGCAGATCACGGAGGAGCCTTCTGGAACGGAAGCATCTCCTTCCAG GTGACGGCTTTCGAAGCCAGCAACCGGGACGCTCCTCTCCCGCGCCTCCTGCACACCGCCAACAGCACCAAAGTGGAGTTCGTCATGCGCGGGGTGGCTCCGCGGGGAAACTGTTCCCGCTTTGCTCTGGAGATCGTCACCGTCGAAGACCGGCGCGGACACAAGCAGCTGCAGTCCCTCCGCTCCATCGATGACGAATATACTCCGACCATATTCGAG ATGGCGCAGCTGGTTTCTCTGCCCCGCAACAACAGCGTTGGGTCCAGCTTTCTCCAGTGGAAGACGGCGGCTTATGCCTCCCAGGATGCCCAGCGGTCAGACACAGTCCACTGCCAGTATTATCCACTACAGACGGTCAATTGCACCGCACCGGGGCTTAGCATCATCCACGCTTTTTTTGGCGAGGCGCTGGAGAGGCACTATGGCGTGGCCGCGATCAATATTTCCTTCGGCAGCGAGGACAGCGAGGCTTACGCTGAAAAGGGCTACTTGAGCTG GTCTGCGCTGATCGGCTACGGAGAGCCCCCCAAAGACTCCTTCTCCACAATGGTGATCGCCATCCTTGCGGTGGCGCTGGGGACTCCATTGGTGCTTTTGGTCGCAGGCGGCATCACGGTTTGTGTGGCCCAGAAGAGGCAATATTCGGAATACGAACCAATCAACTGA
- the CCT3 gene encoding T-complex protein 1 subunit gamma: protein MLGQRPVLVLSQNTKRESGRKVQSGNINAAKTIADIIRTCLGPRAMMKMLLDPMGGIVMTNDGNAILREIQVQHPAAKSMIEISRTQDEEVGDGTTSVIILAGEMLSVAEHFLEQQMHPTVIISAYRKALDDMISALKKISTPVDVNNREAMLKIIQSAIGTKAISHWSNLACGIALDAVKTVELEENGRKEIDIKKFAKVEKIPGGFVEDSCVLRGVMINKDITHPRMRRTIKNPRIVLLDCSLEYKKGESQTEVEITREEDFARILQMEEEFIQQMCEHLIRVKPDLIITEKGISDLAQHFLMRANITAIRRVRKTDNNRIARACGARVVSRTDELREEDIGTGAGLFEVKKIGDEYFTFITDCKEPKACTIMLRGASKEILAEVERNLQDAMQVCRNVLIDPQLVPGGGASEMAVAHSLTERSKVMTGVEQWPYRAVAQALEVIPRTLIQNCGASTIRTLTSLRAKHTQEGSQTWGVNGETGALADMKELGIWEPLSVKLQTYKTAVETAVLLLRIDDIVSGHKKKGDDQSKPTGAPDAAQE from the exons ATGCTGGGCCAGCGCCCCGTTCTCGTCCTCA GTCAGAACACGAAGCGCGAATCCGGAAGGAAAGTCCAGTCCGGAAACATCAATGCCGCTAAG ACCATTGCCGACATTATCAGAACATGCTTAGGACCAAGGGCCATGATGAAG ATGCTGTTGGACCCCATGGGCGGGATTGTCATGACCAACGATGGCAATGCTATCCTCAGAGAA ATCCAAGTCCAGCATCCGGCTGCCAAGTCCATGATTGAAATCAGCCGCACTCAGGACGAAGAGGTGGGAGATGGGACCACGTCTGTCATCATTCTCG CTGGAGAGATGTTGTCAGTTGCAGAGCATTTCCTAGAGCAGCAGATGCACCCAACGGTTATCATTAGCGCATACCGGAAGGCCTTGGATGACATGATCAGCGCTCTGAAAAAGATCAG CACCCCTGTTGACGTCAACAACCGCGAAGCCATGCTCAAAATCATCCAGAGCGCCATTGGCACGAAGGCGATCAGCCACTGGTCCAACCTGGCCTGCGGCATTGCCCTCGACGCAGTTAAGACTGTGGAGCTCGAAGAGAACGGCAGGAAGGAAATCGACATCAAGAAATTTGCCAAAGTGGAAAAG ATTCCTGGTGGATTCGTTGAGGATTCGTGCGTCTTGCGTGGGGTCATGATCAATAAAGACATCACTCACCCCCGGATGCGCCGCACCATCAAGAACCCCCGCATTGTCTTGCTGGACTGCTCCCTGGAGTACAAGAAAGGCGAGAGTCAG ACTGAGGTTGAGATCACCCGCGAGGAGGACTTTGCCCGCATCCTGCAGATGGAGGAGGAATTCATCCAGCAGATGTGTGAGCACTTGATCAGAGTCAAGCCAGATCTCATCATCACAGAAAAGGGAATCTCAG ACCTGGCCCAGCATTTCCTGATGAGAGCCAACATCACCGCCATCCGACGTGTGAGGAAAACCGACAACAACCGGATTGCGAG GGCTTGTGGGGCTCGTGTGGTCAGCCGTACGGACGAGCTGCGCGAAGAGGACATTGGGACGGGCGCAGGACTCTTTGAAGTGAAGAAGATTGGGGACGAGTACTTCACCTTTATCACTGACTGCAAGGAGCCCAAAGCTTGCACCATTATGCTCCGGGGCGCCAGCAAAGAGATCCTAGCG GAGGTGGAGCGGAACCTGCAGGATGCCATGCAGGTCTGTCGCAACGTCCTGATAGACCCCCAGCTGGTCCCCGGCGGTGGCGCTTCCGAGATGGCTGTGGCCCACTCCTTGACGGAGAGGTCGAAGGTCATGACCGGGGTGGAGCAGTGGCCTTACCGTGCGGTGGCCCAGGCCCTCGAGGTCATCCCCAGGACGCTCATCCAGAACTGTGGTGCCAGCACTATCCGTACGCTGACTTCGCTGCGG GCAAAACATACCCAAGAAGGGAGCCAGACCTGGGGCGTCAATGGGGAGACCGGCGCCTTGGCGGACATGAAGGAGCTGGGGATCTGGGAGCCTTTGTCCGTCAAGCTGCAGACCTACAAGACTGCCGTGGAG ACGGCCGTCCTCCTCCTGCGCATTGACGACATTGTTTCAGGCCATAAGAAGAAAGGGGACGACCAGAGCAAACCGACTGGGGCCCCTGACGCAGCCCAGGAGTAG
- the TSACC gene encoding TSSK6-activating co-chaperone protein isoform X2, with protein sequence MDGAFTPAVAAALAAHRSRTTASESMKPERPQKTRLALNKKPKPLPPVHAKGTNSRPVRMEPDVNPQDEKQHRKNVPRRSLHVPREDADGPAPTSFKPLCPAKPSPSFLELPSSQWKPSQGLPYSQANRLGKGKRHFSPDHQPQECFGLLECMHNNLQTQTQIAQAQLSLLEDMRESINILLSRQERKKPDQPETHPPPKGSSSSPSPGS encoded by the exons ATGGATGGAGCCTTCACCCCGGCGGTCGCTGCAGCACTTGCCGCGCACCGCTCCCGAACAACCGCGTCCGAGAG CATGAAACCGGAAAGACCCCAGAAGACCCGCTTGGCCCTAAATAAGAAACCTAAGCCTCTTCCTCCTGTTCATGCCAAAG GCACCAATTCCAGACCCGTCCGCATGGAGCCGGATGTGAACCCCCAAGATGAGAAGCAGCACCGGAAAA ATGTGCCAAGACGCTCCCTTCATGTTCCAA GAGAAGACGCTGACGGTCCGGCCCCCACTTCTTTCAAGCCTCTCTGTcctgccaagccttcccccagtTTTCTGGAGCTCCCTTCTTCTCAATGGAAGCCCAGCCAAGGCTTGCCTTATTCCCAGGCCAACCGCTtagggaagggaaagaggcaCTTCT CACCAGACCACCAGCCCCAGGAATGCTTCGGTCTCCTCGAATGCATGCACAACAACCTCCAGACCCAGACGCAGATCGCCCAGGCGCAACTCTCCCTCTTGGAAGACATGCGGGAATCCATAAACATCCTTCTCTCCCGGCAGGAGAGGAAGAAACCGGACCAGCCAGAAACACATCCTCCGCCAAagggctcttcctcctctcccagcCCTGGCAGCTAG
- the TSACC gene encoding TSSK6-activating co-chaperone protein isoform X1 yields MDGAFTPAVAAALAAHRSRTTASESSMKPERPQKTRLALNKKPKPLPPVHAKGTNSRPVRMEPDVNPQDEKQHRKNVPRRSLHVPREDADGPAPTSFKPLCPAKPSPSFLELPSSQWKPSQGLPYSQANRLGKGKRHFSPDHQPQECFGLLECMHNNLQTQTQIAQAQLSLLEDMRESINILLSRQERKKPDQPETHPPPKGSSSSPSPGS; encoded by the exons ATGGATGGAGCCTTCACCCCGGCGGTCGCTGCAGCACTTGCCGCGCACCGCTCCCGAACAACCGCGTCCGAGAG CAGCATGAAACCGGAAAGACCCCAGAAGACCCGCTTGGCCCTAAATAAGAAACCTAAGCCTCTTCCTCCTGTTCATGCCAAAG GCACCAATTCCAGACCCGTCCGCATGGAGCCGGATGTGAACCCCCAAGATGAGAAGCAGCACCGGAAAA ATGTGCCAAGACGCTCCCTTCATGTTCCAA GAGAAGACGCTGACGGTCCGGCCCCCACTTCTTTCAAGCCTCTCTGTcctgccaagccttcccccagtTTTCTGGAGCTCCCTTCTTCTCAATGGAAGCCCAGCCAAGGCTTGCCTTATTCCCAGGCCAACCGCTtagggaagggaaagaggcaCTTCT CACCAGACCACCAGCCCCAGGAATGCTTCGGTCTCCTCGAATGCATGCACAACAACCTCCAGACCCAGACGCAGATCGCCCAGGCGCAACTCTCCCTCTTGGAAGACATGCGGGAATCCATAAACATCCTTCTCTCCCGGCAGGAGAGGAAGAAACCGGACCAGCCAGAAACACATCCTCCGCCAAagggctcttcctcctctcccagcCCTGGCAGCTAG
- the TSACC gene encoding TSSK6-activating co-chaperone protein isoform X3, translating to MDGAFTPAVAAALAAHRSRTTASESSMKPERPQKTRLALNKKPKPLPPVHAKGTNSRPVRMEPDVNPQDEKQHRKREDADGPAPTSFKPLCPAKPSPSFLELPSSQWKPSQGLPYSQANRLGKGKRHFSPDHQPQECFGLLECMHNNLQTQTQIAQAQLSLLEDMRESINILLSRQERKKPDQPETHPPPKGSSSSPSPGS from the exons ATGGATGGAGCCTTCACCCCGGCGGTCGCTGCAGCACTTGCCGCGCACCGCTCCCGAACAACCGCGTCCGAGAG CAGCATGAAACCGGAAAGACCCCAGAAGACCCGCTTGGCCCTAAATAAGAAACCTAAGCCTCTTCCTCCTGTTCATGCCAAAG GCACCAATTCCAGACCCGTCCGCATGGAGCCGGATGTGAACCCCCAAGATGAGAAGCAGCACCGGAAAA GAGAAGACGCTGACGGTCCGGCCCCCACTTCTTTCAAGCCTCTCTGTcctgccaagccttcccccagtTTTCTGGAGCTCCCTTCTTCTCAATGGAAGCCCAGCCAAGGCTTGCCTTATTCCCAGGCCAACCGCTtagggaagggaaagaggcaCTTCT CACCAGACCACCAGCCCCAGGAATGCTTCGGTCTCCTCGAATGCATGCACAACAACCTCCAGACCCAGACGCAGATCGCCCAGGCGCAACTCTCCCTCTTGGAAGACATGCGGGAATCCATAAACATCCTTCTCTCCCGGCAGGAGAGGAAGAAACCGGACCAGCCAGAAACACATCCTCCGCCAAagggctcttcctcctctcccagcCCTGGCAGCTAG
- the TSACC gene encoding TSSK6-activating co-chaperone protein isoform X4, with translation MEPSPRRSLQHLPRTAPEQPRPRGTNSRPVRMEPDVNPQDEKQHRKNVPRRSLHVPREDADGPAPTSFKPLCPAKPSPSFLELPSSQWKPSQGLPYSQANRLGKGKRHFSPDHQPQECFGLLECMHNNLQTQTQIAQAQLSLLEDMRESINILLSRQERKKPDQPETHPPPKGSSSSPSPGS, from the exons ATGGAGCCTTCACCCCGGCGGTCGCTGCAGCACTTGCCGCGCACCGCTCCCGAACAACCGCGTCCGAGAG GCACCAATTCCAGACCCGTCCGCATGGAGCCGGATGTGAACCCCCAAGATGAGAAGCAGCACCGGAAAA ATGTGCCAAGACGCTCCCTTCATGTTCCAA GAGAAGACGCTGACGGTCCGGCCCCCACTTCTTTCAAGCCTCTCTGTcctgccaagccttcccccagtTTTCTGGAGCTCCCTTCTTCTCAATGGAAGCCCAGCCAAGGCTTGCCTTATTCCCAGGCCAACCGCTtagggaagggaaagaggcaCTTCT CACCAGACCACCAGCCCCAGGAATGCTTCGGTCTCCTCGAATGCATGCACAACAACCTCCAGACCCAGACGCAGATCGCCCAGGCGCAACTCTCCCTCTTGGAAGACATGCGGGAATCCATAAACATCCTTCTCTCCCGGCAGGAGAGGAAGAAACCGGACCAGCCAGAAACACATCCTCCGCCAAagggctcttcctcctctcccagcCCTGGCAGCTAG
- the TSACC gene encoding TSSK6-activating co-chaperone protein isoform X5, translating to MEPSPRRSLQHLPRTAPEQPRPRGTNSRPVRMEPDVNPQDEKQHRKREDADGPAPTSFKPLCPAKPSPSFLELPSSQWKPSQGLPYSQANRLGKGKRHFSPDHQPQECFGLLECMHNNLQTQTQIAQAQLSLLEDMRESINILLSRQERKKPDQPETHPPPKGSSSSPSPGS from the exons ATGGAGCCTTCACCCCGGCGGTCGCTGCAGCACTTGCCGCGCACCGCTCCCGAACAACCGCGTCCGAGAG GCACCAATTCCAGACCCGTCCGCATGGAGCCGGATGTGAACCCCCAAGATGAGAAGCAGCACCGGAAAA GAGAAGACGCTGACGGTCCGGCCCCCACTTCTTTCAAGCCTCTCTGTcctgccaagccttcccccagtTTTCTGGAGCTCCCTTCTTCTCAATGGAAGCCCAGCCAAGGCTTGCCTTATTCCCAGGCCAACCGCTtagggaagggaaagaggcaCTTCT CACCAGACCACCAGCCCCAGGAATGCTTCGGTCTCCTCGAATGCATGCACAACAACCTCCAGACCCAGACGCAGATCGCCCAGGCGCAACTCTCCCTCTTGGAAGACATGCGGGAATCCATAAACATCCTTCTCTCCCGGCAGGAGAGGAAGAAACCGGACCAGCCAGAAACACATCCTCCGCCAAagggctcttcctcctctcccagcCCTGGCAGCTAG
- the LOC121915725 gene encoding uncharacterized protein LOC121915725, whose translation MATQRVYILATLAWSLLVMPLWFGAADSLKPCYQQQPRLKPCYQQQPRRHIPPQPDTLLWQEDWVPLMILLGGFCAMAWCIHFLAYNVHQRGSQELPQLPSEEEAVPELRETQKEMSRLLFRAESNTSNLGIGNQPRMENQQEASEGLKSMMDLERKSKSSNLVDERTGSVLQLDTKATSQNLVPERSRSIIQLQTKVTSQRFVLRGLQRTSNWRRSHQQEFHS comes from the exons ATGGCAACCCAACGCGTCTACATCTTGGCCACCTTGGCTTGGTCCCTCCTGGTCATGCCGCTTTGGTTCGGGGCAGCCGATAGCCTGAAGCCCTGCTACCAACAGCAGCCCCGCCTGAAGCCCTGCTACCAACAGCAGCCCCGTCGCCACATCCCCCCGCAACCAGACACCCTTTTGTGGCAGGAGGATTGGGTACCCCTCATGATCCTTCTAGGCGGGTTCTGCGCGATGGCGTGGTGCATCCATTTCCTCGCCTACAACGTCCACCAAAGGGGCTCCCAGGAATTGCCGCAGCTGCCCAGCGAGGAAGAAGCGGTGCCAGAGCTCCGC GAGACCCAAAAAGAAATGAGCCGGCTTTTGTTCCGAGCGGAGAGTAACACGTCAAACCTTGGCATTGGGAACCAGCCAAGGATGGAAAACCAACAAGAGGCAAGTGAAGGGTTGAAAAGCATGATGGATCTGGAGAGAAAAAGTAAGAGCAGCAACCTGGTGGATGAAAGGACTGGAAGCGTTCTCCAACTGGATACGAAAGCGACGAGCCAGAACCTAGTTCCTGAGAGGTCTAGAAGTATTATTCAACTGCAAACGAAAGTGACAAGCCAGCGCTTCGTTCTGCGAGGTCTCCAGCGAACATCCAACTGGAGAAGAAGCCACCAGCAAGAGTTTCACTCCTGA